The Candidatus Desulfovibrio trichonymphae region CAGTCAGGAGCAAGCACCTCGGGGGCGTTGACGTAAGTATTGCGGTGCGTGCTGCCGAAACGGGCGAATTCCGCATGCGCCATGCCCGGCACAAGGCGGAAGACCCTCTCCTGCTCGCTCTGGGCCAGCCGCGTCTGGCAGCCAACCAGATTACAGGTTTCGGCATTGACGTTTTCCGCGCGAAGCTGCAATACTGCCCACGGACGGCGCCCGCTACGCGGATCCACAAAACCAACAGGCTTGAGCGGCCCGAATGTCAGGGTGCGGGGGCCTCTGTCGGCAAGGGTCTCCACAGGCATGCAGCCCTCAAAATACAGCATTTGTTCAAAGTTGTGCCTTTCAACCCTGAGGGCTGTACGTAAGGCTTCATAAAAACGCTCGTATTCCTCCCTGGTCATGGGGCAGTTCAGATAGTCGCCTTCGCCGTTCGGCCCGCCGTTTTCCACGCCGTAGCGCGATGCCCGGAAGACAATGCTGCTATTCAGGGAATGCGTCCAGACAATGGGCGCGACAGCGTCGTAAAAATAACAGTGTTCAGCCCCCGCCGCCTCTGCCAGCGAGACGCAAAGCTCCCCGGAGGCGAGCGGCCCGGCCGCGATAACCACGCATTCAGCTCCGGCCAACATGGGGTCATCAAGAGAAGCAATACAACGTTCCTGCAGGCGGATATGCGAATCATTCTTCACGCGCGCGTTCATGGCCGCAGCAAAAGCTTCACGATCCACGGCCAGAGCCTTGCCCGCCGGCACACGGCAGTTGTCCGCCGTTTTCATGAATTCGCTGCCCAATGCGCGCATTTCCGCTTTCAGGAGGCCAACGCCGGACGTGCGTTCGTCAGACCGCAGGGAATTGGAGCAAACCAGCTCGGCCAGATAGTCACTTACGTGCGCGGGCGAACGCAGCCCCGGCTTCTGCTCAAAAAGGGTTACGTCAACACCGGTGCGGGCCAGCACAAGGGCGCATTCACATCCGGCAAGCCCGCCGCCGACTATGGTTACGGTTGTAGATGGCTGTGTCATATTCTGCAGATTGTAAAAAAAATGCGGCAAAAGCAAGCGGGAGGATACGCGTATTGCGGGCTTGACATTTTACCGCTGATGGTGCA contains the following coding sequences:
- the trmFO gene encoding methylenetetrahydrofolate--tRNA-(uracil(54)-C(5))-methyltransferase (FADH(2)-oxidizing) TrmFO, yielding MTQPSTTVTIVGGGLAGCECALVLARTGVDVTLFEQKPGLRSPAHVSDYLAELVCSNSLRSDERTSGVGLLKAEMRALGSEFMKTADNCRVPAGKALAVDREAFAAAMNARVKNDSHIRLQERCIASLDDPMLAGAECVVIAAGPLASGELCVSLAEAAGAEHCYFYDAVAPIVWTHSLNSSIVFRASRYGVENGGPNGEGDYLNCPMTREEYERFYEALRTALRVERHNFEQMLYFEGCMPVETLADRGPRTLTFGPLKPVGFVDPRSGRRPWAVLQLRAENVNAETCNLVGCQTRLAQSEQERVFRLVPGMAHAEFARFGSTHRNTYVNAPEVLAPDCSMKKRPHVFLAGQIAGVEGYVESAASGLWLGLVLAARQRGLALTPPPPESAFGALLRHLQRPVKYFQPSNAHFGLMPELGKKAHKKDRKALYAARAEAAFTQWLASSRTTLRF